In Streptomyces sclerotialus, the DNA window GACCGATCTCGTGGTGTTCGCGCACGGGTGGAACAACGACAGGCCGAAGGCCACGAGGCTCTACACCCGGTTCTTCGCCCCCTTCCCGGAACTGCTGGTGGACGGGCGGGCCCGGGTGGGGTACGTGGGCGTGATCTGGCCCGCCGTGCGCTTCCCCGACGAGCCGATCCCGGACTTCGAACCCTCGCCGCAGGCCCGGCCCGCCGCGCACGCGGCGGCGGCCGCGGACCGGCCGCTGCTGCCGGACTCCTTGCGCCGGCAGCTGGCGGAGGTCTTCCCGGGGCGGGACCTGGTACTGGAGCGGCTCGCGCAGCTGCTGACGGAGCGGCCCGACGCCCGCTCGGCGTTCGACGAGTTCGCGCGGCTCGTACGGGAGCTGATCTCGGTACCGGAGGACAGCCCCGACCTGCGGTTCGCCGAGGACCACGGGGACGGGCTGCCGCTGCCGGGCATGCTGACCGACGACGCGCTGGAGGTCTGCGAGGTGTTCACGGCGGCACTGCGGTCGGCGGGCGCCGAGGTGCGGCCGGGCGAGAACGTGGAGGCCGAGCGGCAGCCGCTGCTGGGCGGCGGGCTGACCCGGCTGTGGAACGGTGCGGGCGAGCTGCTCCGGCAGGGCGGCTACTACGCCATGAAGCGGCGCTCCGGCACGGTGGGACAGCTGGGGCTGGGGCCGGTGCTCGGCCGGCTGGCGGGCGAGGCTCCCGCGCTGCGGGTGCATCTGGCCGGCCACTCCTTCGGCGCCCGGCTGGTCTCGTACGGGGTGCGCGGGCTGCCGGCGGGCGTGCGGAACGTGACGTCGGTGACGCTGCTGCAAGGGGCCTTCTCGCAGTACGCGTTCGCCGCGCGGCTGCCGCACGACCGGAACCGCTCCGGGGCGCTGCACGGCGTGCAGAAACGGATCGACGGCCCGCTGGTGTCCTGCCACTCCGCACACGACGACGCGCTGGGCACGTTCTACCCGCTGGCGTCGAAGCTGGCCGGGGATTCGGCGAGCTTCCTCGGGCTGTTCGACCGCTGGGGCGCGATCGGGTTCCACGGCATCCAGGCCGTGGACGGGGCGCGGCGGATCCGGCTGGGCGAGGCGGTGCCGGAGACGGGCTGCGTGAGCGTGGACGCCGCCGCCGTGGTCCGGCGGGGCGAGCCGCCGGCCGGCGCGCACAGCGACATCTGCCACCCGGAGCTGGCCCGGGTGATCCTGGAGGCCGGCCGGATCGGCCGGGGCTGACCGGCACGCGCGGGCGCGGTGCGCGGAGCCCCCACAGCCCCGCGCACCGCGCCGCTCTCCCTGGCCCCCTAGCGGTGGCTCGGGAACTCCACCACCTGCTGGTAGGTGGGCCGGTTCTGCCAGCTGACGGGGTCGTGCGTGAGACCGCCGACGGCGCGCTGGATGATCGCGTCGGAGCACCACTGGTCGCCGGCCTTGCAGGAGTCGTCGCCCGGGTAGACCTGTTCGGCGGTCTTCGCGGCCGCCTCGCGCAGCGTGCTGACGAGGGTGTCGTGGCAGGCGCCCGGGTCGCCCTTGCCGCAGTACTGCTCGGCGAGCCCGCCGCGCACCTTCTCACCGAGCACGGCCCGCAGGTCCTTGTCGGCGTAGGACCACCAGCCGTACTGGAAGGCGGAGCCGGCGTGGCTGCCGGTCGGTCCGTGTCCGGCCGAGGGTGACTCGTCGACGGTGAGGTTGGCCTTCAGCGCGTCGTAGAGCCCGTCACCCAGGCCGGGCTCGAACACCTTCTCGATCATCAGGGGCCACCAGGCGTCCATGATCCGTACGGCGTCGGAGTGGGCGTACGTCTTCGACCCCGGGGTGGTCTCGCGGCGCTGCGCGCCGTCCTTGCGCCAGGCGTCCAGCTGCTGGACGGCGGTCCTGACCTCGGGGTCGTCGACCGGCGCCGAGCGCAGCACCTTCAGCAGCTCCGGCAGGACGTCCTCGCCGCGCAGGTCGGTGACGGCGGCCTCGCTCATCGCGCGGGTCAGCGAGGCACGGGTGACACCGCCGTCCGCGACCAGCTCCTTCACCCGGTCGTCGAGCAGGTTGCCGCGGTGCACGGACCCGTTGCCGAAACCGGCCGAGTCGTAGTCCCTGGCCTGCTTGTTGTTCCAGGAGATGTAGTAGTCCTGGCCGACCGACTGCGGGTGCTCCTCGGGCGGGGTGTACGCGGAGGTGTTGGCCTCGGGGTCCCAGTCCTGCCACTCGTACGCCTTCTCGGCGCGGACCGGGAGGGACGGGTCGACGTCCGGGTTGCGGACGGGGTTCAGGCCGCTGTTGTAGTACGCGATGTCCTGGGAGTCGGCGTAGAACCAGTTGAAGGCGTACCCGATGTGCTGTGCGGCCTTCTGGAAGGACTTCGCGTCCTTGACGTACGAGGGGTCGTTGAACATCTGGAAGCCGATGATGGAGTCGGCCTCGTGGCGGTAGGTGGAGCGCTGCGCGGTGTAGGCGACGGGCTTGCCGTCGACGGTCGCGCGGTGCGTCACGATGCCGTAGTCGGTGCGGTGGACCTGCATACGGTACGAGCCGGCGGCCGTGGGGTCGGCGACGGTCGGCTTCCAGGAGTTGGTGCGCTCCAGCTTCTCCATCGGGACGCAGCGGCCGTCCTTGCGGTAGCCGGTGGAGTCCTTGGTGGGTGCGGAGCCGTCCGCGTTGCACAGCTCGACGGCGTAGGTGTCGGTGATGTCCTGGCTCGCGGAGGTGGCGCTCCAGGCGTAGTCCTGGCCGCGGCCGAGCTGGACGTACATGCCGACGCCCGCGAAGGAGGCACCGCGGGCGCTGATGCCCGGGCCCTGGATCTCCTGGAGCATGAGCAGCTGCGGGGCGAAGTAGCCGGTCTGCGGCCCGAAGACGGCGACCGGGTTCCCACTGGCGGTGTGCTTGCCGGAGACCAGCAGGGCGTTGGACATGCCGCGGTGCCGGGTGGCGTCGAAGCTGCCCTTGGGGAGCACGCCGTCCTGGAAGACGCCTTCGAGGGGCTCGAGCTTCTTCGGGGTCTGCACGTCGGCCTGCGGCGGGTCGCTCTTGGCGGTGGCCGCGCCCTTGCGGTCGTACACCAGGGGTTCGGGCGTGACCGAGCCGCGGTCGGGCAACGCGGTGCCCTTGGCGTTCTCCGGCTTGACCGCGTACGGGAAGGACTGGCCGTCGTGGAGCGTCAGCGCGGCCTCGGGGTCGTTGCGCTCACGGAAGGACTCCCAGACCGCGGTGCCCTTCTCGACGCCGTACTTCTGCTGCGCCTGCAGCAGCGCGAGGGCCTGCGGCACCTCGCCGCCGCCCCCGTTGCCGAACAGCCCGCCGACGACGGACGCGAGGGCGATCAGGTCGGTGAGCTGGAAGGGCTTGATCTCCCCGGCATTGGTGACCGCGTCGACGTGCCCGGTCAGCACGTACTCGCCGGGGAAGTAGCGGCCCTTCTTGGACTTCTCGCGGTAGGCGTTGATGCCGTCGACGTACGCCTGCGCGTCCGCCATGGCCTGCTCGCCGCGCGCGCCGTTGTTCTTCCGGATGGCCTCGACCTGGTCCTTCAGGTCCTGTTCGGTGTACGGGGCCTTCGGCCAGAACTCCTGCTCCAGGCCCTGGTTGGCGAGCGCGCCGCCGGCGAAGGAGGTCAGCTCGCCGCGGCCGATGTGCCGGAAGAGGTCCATCAGCCACAGCCGGTCCTGGGCGGCGGCGTACCCGGCGCCGTATTCGGTGCCGTAGCGGGTGGTGCCCTTGATGTGCGGCACACCCGTCTTCTTGTCGCGGGTGATCGTGACGTCGTCGCGCGGCCGGGTGACCTTGCCGACCTGGTCCTCGGGGACGCCGAAGGAGGCGTCGTTGAAGAAGTCCTTCAGGGTGTCGTCGGTGAGCGACCGGTGGCCGCCGTTCAGCGCGTCGTAGGGGCCGAGCTGGTCGGAGGCGTGCGCGGGGCGGGTGCCGAAGAGCTTGTTGCCGAGGATCTCGGCGAGGGTGGCGTTGCCGTTCTCGCCGGGCGGCAGGATGTCGGCGCACTGCCCCTGGCAGTGGTCGGCGGGGGCGGGGTCCGCGGCGGCCGCCGCGGCGGGGAGGGGGGCCAGGGCGCTGGCACCCAGGGCGAACACGGCTGCCACGGTGACAGCGGTGCGCCTTCCGGTACGTCGTCGCATGCCTGCTCCTTGGGAGGCGGGTGCGCTGGAGGTTACCGGCGGTAAAAGCGCGACGGAAGATGAACAACAGTCAACTTTCTCTCAACACACCTGCCCCGTACGGCACATGACCAACAACCCGAATGCACACATCAGTTCGATGGATCCGGACGGCGGTCCGCTACGTCCATTCCATGTCCAGTCGGGTCCTCCCCACGGAGGTGGGATGAATTGGCCGGTTTCAGAGCTCTCGCCGAACAGGTCCGCAACCCGCGTCTCGTCACGCCCCAGCGGCGGACGGCGCTGCGTAAGTGCCTCGAACGGTTCGCCCCCTACGGGCACCGGGCGACATGGCACCACCTGTGCACCCGCGCAGGCATCGGGACGCAGGACCGCAACCCCGACCCGGGCCGGCTCATGGCCGCCCTGGCGGAACTGGAGGAAGCACGTAACCTCTGGCTCGCTTACGAAGCCGATTTCGCCGCACGCAGGCGGCGCGAGAAGCACGACGGCATCCGGCAGCCGGGTGCCCTGCACGAATGGCACCTGCGCACCTGGGGAGGGTGCGACATCGTGCCGTGCGAATCACCGGACCGGCACCCCACAGCGCGGCTGGCGGACGTGCTGAGCCGGGTGATCGCGGCCATGGAGTCGGGCAGGCCGCGCGAGGA includes these proteins:
- a CDS encoding penicillin acylase family protein, with amino-acid sequence MRRRTGRRTAVTVAAVFALGASALAPLPAAAAAADPAPADHCQGQCADILPPGENGNATLAEILGNKLFGTRPAHASDQLGPYDALNGGHRSLTDDTLKDFFNDASFGVPEDQVGKVTRPRDDVTITRDKKTGVPHIKGTTRYGTEYGAGYAAAQDRLWLMDLFRHIGRGELTSFAGGALANQGLEQEFWPKAPYTEQDLKDQVEAIRKNNGARGEQAMADAQAYVDGINAYREKSKKGRYFPGEYVLTGHVDAVTNAGEIKPFQLTDLIALASVVGGLFGNGGGGEVPQALALLQAQQKYGVEKGTAVWESFRERNDPEAALTLHDGQSFPYAVKPENAKGTALPDRGSVTPEPLVYDRKGAATAKSDPPQADVQTPKKLEPLEGVFQDGVLPKGSFDATRHRGMSNALLVSGKHTASGNPVAVFGPQTGYFAPQLLMLQEIQGPGISARGASFAGVGMYVQLGRGQDYAWSATSASQDITDTYAVELCNADGSAPTKDSTGYRKDGRCVPMEKLERTNSWKPTVADPTAAGSYRMQVHRTDYGIVTHRATVDGKPVAYTAQRSTYRHEADSIIGFQMFNDPSYVKDAKSFQKAAQHIGYAFNWFYADSQDIAYYNSGLNPVRNPDVDPSLPVRAEKAYEWQDWDPEANTSAYTPPEEHPQSVGQDYYISWNNKQARDYDSAGFGNGSVHRGNLLDDRVKELVADGGVTRASLTRAMSEAAVTDLRGEDVLPELLKVLRSAPVDDPEVRTAVQQLDAWRKDGAQRRETTPGSKTYAHSDAVRIMDAWWPLMIEKVFEPGLGDGLYDALKANLTVDESPSAGHGPTGSHAGSAFQYGWWSYADKDLRAVLGEKVRGGLAEQYCGKGDPGACHDTLVSTLREAAAKTAEQVYPGDDSCKAGDQWCSDAIIQRAVGGLTHDPVSWQNRPTYQQVVEFPSHR